TCCGGCAATAATCGGAGGGCCGACACGTACTTACTCTTGCCCTCCTCAAGATTGCCTGCTCTCACCAAATCATCGCCTTGTTTACACAGCGCGGTAATTTCGGCATGAGTGGAATCTGAAAGTTGCACCTTCGTCTCTCCCATCCTATTCGATTTGAAGCCGACGGAGGTATTCGCCTCTTTACCAGCAACGCACTATTGTTTTTTCATTTTCATCAAAAATGATTGCGCCTGGTATCGCCGACAAATAGTCTATCGCCCAAATGATATGATTCGTGACATTCCGTCCTTCATCCGGTGAGAATACGAAGCGAATGCGTTCGGCACAATCTTTGATTTCAGGCGGACAATCCTTGATTGCACTCGCAATGTAATTTGCATCTGCAGCTACAATACGGCCCGTTTCAAAATGCGCTGAAAAATTCCAACCCGGCCAACGGAGAATCAAGTATTTCTCTCTCGTAAACGGATTTGCTGATACTCCAATTTCCAGTCCGTTCTTTGTTTCAAAATCAAAGTAGGCGCTTAACTCAGAAGCAAGAAGCTCATGGGAGTAGGGATGGGACGATTTCGCAAGGTAGGCATGTATTACGGACATAATATCTCCCCCATAGTGCCGATATTCCCAACATACACAATATAATGGTTTTTCTTTATTTTGACAAACTCTATATCTCGCCTCTATGCCGCAGATCAAGAAACGTTCTTGAAAAATCCAACTTTCAACTGCCAATCCAATTCTGAAATTCTTGAGCAAGTTCAGTTCGGTTCAATCGGGCAATCCAATCACATTCCAGCGCATTTGTGTCATCCGATACAGTAAAGACCAATACTCCCGATTCACTCATATCGGAGACGGTTCACCATATCATCAATAAGGCGAAATTTCGTGTGCCGCAGCGCTCATACTGTTCGCTTTTCGCATTTTGGCGATTTTCCGGTTTGCATGAAGCCAGCAAAAAGAAAAACGAGGTGGAAGACCCTCCCCACCTCGAAATTTTGTAAATTTATTTTTGTTAAAACAATCCTGTTTCGCTAGGTTTTTTTCTTATTATTTTTTAACCACAGGCACCCAAAATTCTCCGTAGAATGTGCCATCGCCGTTATCTTTGCGGTAAGTCGCATTTGGACCGCCGATGTAAGCATAGTCAGAAATTTGGGGCAAGACATTGCCAAAAGCACGGTAAGTTAGCTGATCAAACAAAGTATCCTTGTCGCCATTTCCTGCAACCACGAGATACTCGCTCTCTGGAAACTCTATGATGCGCGTTGCGTCAGCCACGGATTTACCAGCTTCTACAGCGAAATAATTCCACGGCTTGCCTTGATAAACCTCATTGACTGACCATTCGCGATCATCTTTAGCAGCTTCTTTGAGCTTATCAAAACGCCCATCAGCCTTGAGCTTGCCCCAAAACTCAGCTTTTTCCTTTTGCAAAGCTTGCATGTCTTGGAAATTCGACTGGATCGAAAAACCATAAGCTGTCAAAGTGAACGACTTTTTGTGTTCAAGTGTGTAATTCGTCATTCGAGCTCTCCTTTTACCCGGATTTGACTTCTGAGAGGTCAGGCTCCTCAACATAAAGGCAGCCCAAGTGATAATGAAACGCCTTCTGACGCGCAGACTGTGACATCGACAGCATTGTCGAATTTGAAGGAGATTAGCCTTCGACTTTTTTTACACGAAGCCACATTTCGCCGTAGAATTCACCGTTTTCAGCTGCTTTGACGAATGTTGAGTTACCCGGACCAACGTATTTGTAATCTGTGATTTCCTGCAACATGCCGCCGAAAACTTTGCCTGTGATTTCGTCGGCAAGGCGGTCTTTGTCAGCGCCTGTGCCAGGCACGACAAGGTAGTCGCCGGCAAGGAAATTGAGGACAACCCCGCCATCCACGTCAAATTCACCCATCACGCCGAAACCGCGCCAAGGCTTGCCGTCGATAACGTAGTTGATTTGATATTCCTGCCCGTCAGCGAGCGCGAGAAGTTCAGCAAGTTTACCGTTTTTGGTGATTTCAGCTTTCTTGGCCGCAGTTTTAGCTGCATTGCCTGCCCAGTCGTTGTAGTCTTCAAATGAAACACCCAAAGCAGTCATTTTGTAGTTTTCCGAGATTGTTTTGATGGAGTAGTTAGACATTTTATTATCTCCTTTATGATTTATTCTTTACAAGGTTCATTCTATTTTCTAAATGTATCAAAAAATGATACTTTTTATTGAAAATCAAATAGAAATTAAACTGGTGGCTGAGCAACACGAGGTATTCGGACAGTTTTTTTGCTACATTTTTTGATATAATTAAATCATGAAGAAAACAGAACGAGTGAACCTGATCATGCGCTACATCAATAACCGCGCGCATTTTACGATTGCCGAGATACAGCGGGAGTTCAAGATTTCCCGCGCGACGGCGATCCGAGATATTAATGAGATTCAGGCGATGGGCTTTCCGCTGACGACCGAGCTTGGGCGCGGTGGCGGCTACTATGTTCTGCAAAATCAGTATTTGCCCGCCGTCCGCTTCACTCCAGAAGAACTGAAGGCGATTTTTATCAGCTTTATCGCCTCGAAAAATTCGCAGCTGCCTTTTCTGCAAAATCGCCGCTCAATCACTGAAAAACTCATCGGTATCGCGTCGCAAACCCAGCAAGACGAGCTGATCGAGCTGAATAATATTTTGCTTTTTGAAAATACAAACCCTGCGAATCCGAACCTTTTAGAGCTTGATGATGCGGCGCCCGCGGA
The window above is part of the Paenibacillus hamazuiensis genome. Proteins encoded here:
- a CDS encoding GyrI-like domain-containing protein; this encodes MTNYTLEHKKSFTLTAYGFSIQSNFQDMQALQKEKAEFWGKLKADGRFDKLKEAAKDDREWSVNEVYQGKPWNYFAVEAGKSVADATRIIEFPESEYLVVAGNGDKDTLFDQLTYRAFGNVLPQISDYAYIGGPNATYRKDNGDGTFYGEFWVPVVKK